In the genome of Saprospira sp. CCB-QB6, one region contains:
- a CDS encoding TonB-dependent receptor: MIRYMLLLLLLSVGSVVAFGQTTGDLQGKVKDENGEPLAFANVALYKEDALIRGTSTNFDGLYNFAQIEAGTYDLVVTYVGYPTLKTEGVIVKIGQTVELNVDYLDDDLVANLDSIAEETVVVRGYRIPLIETDNTTGGQTLGSEDIERLATRNISSIAATTAGVNQKDEGEELHSNGARSSGNDVYVDGVRVIGGASIPETEIDQVQVITSGVPAEFGDATGAITNIITKGPSAQMSGGIQVETSQFLDAFGATTIDFSLGGPLMTEVKLSPSGDTLKKDGKPQRKAILGYRVAGRYATNLDSRPSALGSFRLTDEKLSSILNDPLLLVDGAIVPNAETITEADLVEVDVRPNGRNSVGLLTAKIDYKPSNDLYLVAGGQGSFNWGYSPSTLNRLLNSDFNPYVKSSVFRVYGRARHTISSTIYKAGADADSTAVEPVFQNFSYEVQLDYTQSNSSNYDSRFEDRYWEYGYVGQIRRSLTPVIGVVDTNYIINSAGDTLGTEEVQGHAFNQVTFDGYTDAGQFGYDDGLSRYNKVVDFDAITDMEQMQVINGRFTSSNSTIYSLFNNAYSTGNGVGKSQSSQMRANFKTNFDLVTNGGKIRHSLQAGLVYEQRIFRSYSMSPFSLWTLADQSANSHISNAADASNPVLDANGNPVEFFDPSTQRYYIQNNSLIRADENDEPVSMSAFGENIRSFMGKNPEDWVNVHEMDPSDMDLAWFEPTTLILGSQQLVSYYGYDYLGNSLGTSTTFDDFFTAEDANGRKTRPVAPFAPIYAAGYIQDKFKYNDIIFRVGVRFDSYDANTKVLNDPYSVTGYYTASEFTNSNSGYTAGQQTGFAHPSNIGDDFAVYVNQNSPDASVVGYRDGEQWYDASGNPVTTPTQLGSTIVPALRGFNTAQIDPQGEEYDPSQSFSDYDPSLVIMPRISFSFPIGDYANFYANYDILAMRPPEATLATALTYFNFRENKDLMSNPNLRSQKTINYEVGYQQKVSDNSKVKFSLLYREERDLIQARQYIMAYPITYTSFGNDDFSTVKSLKVEYDMRRVKNFRFLANYTLQFAEGTGSSPTSSLAVAAEELKYIFPLDFDQRHTFFFLFDYRYGEGKKYDGPKIGKFDLFENTGANLSFNFSSGTPYTRKLVPGGIGTSFTNAQTDGSVNGARMPWNFRVDLRFDRDIVIGKNSDNPIYANVYVRVQNLFNTQNILDVYPVTGSATEDGFLTIDESPGLGLLASRAQVYQLLYNLRMRDPFNISRPRRIFLGARFSF; encoded by the coding sequence ATGATTCGTTACATGCTTTTACTCTTGCTCCTGTCAGTGGGCTCGGTGGTGGCTTTTGGCCAGACCACGGGAGACCTGCAGGGTAAAGTAAAGGACGAGAACGGGGAACCCCTAGCGTTTGCGAATGTGGCTTTGTATAAAGAAGACGCATTGATTCGGGGAACATCTACCAACTTCGACGGCCTTTACAATTTTGCTCAAATTGAGGCAGGAACCTATGACCTAGTGGTGACCTATGTGGGTTATCCGACGCTAAAAACCGAGGGCGTAATTGTAAAAATTGGCCAGACGGTAGAATTAAATGTAGATTATTTGGATGATGATTTGGTAGCGAATTTAGATTCGATTGCAGAAGAGACTGTAGTTGTTCGAGGTTATCGCATTCCTTTGATTGAGACGGATAATACTACAGGTGGTCAGACCTTGGGTTCAGAAGATATTGAGCGTTTGGCTACTCGTAACATTTCTAGTATTGCGGCCACTACGGCTGGTGTAAACCAGAAAGACGAGGGGGAGGAGCTCCACTCGAATGGTGCTCGTAGTTCTGGGAATGATGTTTATGTGGATGGTGTACGTGTTATTGGCGGTGCATCTATTCCTGAAACGGAGATTGACCAGGTGCAGGTAATTACATCTGGTGTACCTGCTGAGTTTGGTGATGCGACTGGAGCGATTACCAACATTATTACAAAGGGACCATCTGCGCAGATGTCTGGAGGAATTCAGGTAGAGACTTCGCAGTTTTTGGATGCTTTTGGTGCGACAACTATTGATTTTAGTTTGGGTGGACCATTGATGACAGAGGTAAAGTTGAGTCCTAGTGGAGATACTTTGAAAAAGGATGGCAAGCCTCAGCGCAAGGCTATTTTGGGTTATCGCGTAGCGGGTCGTTATGCGACAAACTTGGATTCTCGTCCGTCTGCGTTGGGATCTTTCCGTTTAACGGATGAGAAGCTCAGTAGCATTTTGAATGATCCTTTATTGCTTGTAGATGGTGCAATTGTGCCTAATGCAGAAACAATTACAGAGGCCGATCTTGTAGAGGTAGATGTACGACCTAATGGACGTAACTCTGTTGGTTTGTTGACGGCTAAGATTGATTACAAGCCTAGCAATGATCTTTATTTGGTTGCTGGTGGTCAGGGTTCATTCAACTGGGGGTATTCACCTTCTACATTGAATCGTTTGTTAAACTCTGATTTCAATCCTTATGTAAAGAGCAGTGTATTCCGTGTTTACGGTCGTGCTCGTCATACTATTTCTAGTACAATTTACAAAGCGGGAGCTGATGCAGATTCTACTGCTGTAGAGCCTGTATTCCAGAACTTCAGCTATGAGGTTCAGCTAGATTACACACAAAGTAATAGTTCTAATTATGACTCTCGTTTTGAGGATCGTTATTGGGAATATGGGTATGTAGGGCAGATTCGTCGTAGTCTTACGCCTGTAATTGGTGTTGTAGATACAAACTACATCATCAACTCTGCTGGTGATACTTTGGGTACAGAAGAAGTACAGGGACATGCTTTTAACCAAGTAACATTTGATGGTTATACTGATGCGGGTCAGTTTGGTTATGATGATGGCTTGTCTCGTTACAACAAAGTAGTAGACTTTGATGCGATTACAGATATGGAGCAGATGCAGGTGATCAATGGACGTTTCACTTCTTCTAACTCTACTATATATAGTCTATTTAACAATGCATATTCTACTGGCAATGGTGTAGGCAAAAGCCAATCTAGTCAGATGCGTGCTAACTTCAAGACCAACTTTGATTTGGTAACCAATGGCGGAAAAATTCGTCACTCTCTTCAAGCTGGTTTGGTCTATGAGCAGCGGATATTCCGTTCTTACAGCATGTCTCCATTTAGTTTGTGGACCTTGGCTGATCAGTCGGCCAACTCGCATATTTCTAATGCTGCTGATGCTAGTAATCCTGTGTTGGATGCTAATGGAAACCCTGTAGAGTTCTTTGATCCTTCTACACAGCGTTACTACATTCAAAATAACTCACTCATTCGTGCGGATGAGAATGATGAGCCAGTATCTATGAGTGCTTTCGGAGAGAACATCCGTAGCTTTATGGGTAAGAATCCTGAGGATTGGGTTAATGTTCATGAAATGGACCCCAGTGATATGGATTTGGCTTGGTTTGAACCAACCACACTTATTTTGGGTAGCCAACAGTTGGTTAGTTACTATGGATATGATTACCTAGGTAATTCTTTGGGAACAAGTACTACCTTTGATGACTTCTTTACTGCGGAAGATGCTAATGGTCGCAAAACTCGTCCTGTAGCTCCTTTTGCTCCTATTTATGCAGCTGGATATATTCAGGATAAGTTCAAGTATAATGATATCATCTTCCGTGTCGGTGTACGCTTTGATAGCTATGATGCCAATACAAAAGTGTTGAATGATCCCTACTCTGTAACTGGATATTATACGGCATCTGAGTTTACCAACTCAAATTCAGGTTATACTGCTGGTCAACAAACTGGTTTTGCGCATCCTTCCAACATTGGTGACGACTTTGCCGTCTATGTAAATCAGAATAGTCCTGATGCATCTGTTGTTGGTTATCGTGATGGTGAGCAGTGGTATGATGCTAGTGGTAATCCTGTAACTACTCCTACTCAGCTAGGAAGTACTATTGTACCTGCTCTACGTGGATTCAATACGGCACAGATTGACCCTCAAGGGGAAGAGTATGATCCTAGTCAGTCTTTTAGCGACTATGATCCTAGTTTGGTGATCATGCCTCGTATCTCTTTCTCTTTTCCTATTGGTGACTATGCAAACTTCTATGCCAACTACGATATCTTGGCAATGCGTCCACCAGAGGCTACTTTGGCTACTGCACTTACTTACTTCAACTTCCGTGAGAACAAGGATTTGATGTCAAACCCCAATCTTCGCTCACAAAAAACCATTAACTACGAAGTAGGTTACCAACAAAAGGTGTCTGACAATTCTAAGGTGAAATTCTCTTTGCTTTATCGTGAAGAGCGTGACCTAATTCAAGCTCGTCAGTACATCATGGCTTACCCCATTACCTATACTTCTTTTGGTAATGATGACTTCTCTACTGTAAAATCACTTAAGGTAGAGTACGATATGCGCCGTGTTAAGAACTTCCGTTTCTTGGCCAACTATACCCTACAGTTTGCAGAAGGTACAGGCTCTAGCCCAACCTCTTCATTGGCTGTAGCTGCAGAAGAACTCAAGTATATCTTCCCACTTGACTTTGACCAACGTCATACCTTCTTCTTCCTATTTGATTACCGCTACGGTGAAGGCAAGAAATATGACGGTCCAAAAATTGGCAAGTTTGATCTCTTCGAAAATACAGGTGCGAACCTTTCATTCAACTTTAGCTCTGGTACACCTTACACACGCAAACTCGTCCCTGGTGGTATCGGAACTAGCTTTACAAATGCGCAAACAGATGGAAGCGTGAATGGTGCTCGTATGCCTTGGAATTTCCGCGTAGACCTTCGCTTCGATCGCGATATCGTGATTGGCAAAAATAGCGATAACCCTATTTATGCAAACGTTTACGTACGTGTACAAAACTTGTTCAACACACAGAACATACTTGATGTATACCCTGTAACGGGTAGCGCTACCGAAGATGGTTTCTTGACTATTGACGAAAGCCCAGGTCTAGGCCTACTTGCTTCACGCGCTCAGGTTTATCAGTTGTTGTACAACCTTCGTATGCGTGACCCCTTCAATATCTCACGTCCTCGTCGGATTTTCTTGGGGGCTCGCTTTAGCTTCTAA
- a CDS encoding NAD(P)-dependent oxidoreductase has translation MQKRVLITDAVDSLLIEGLTAAGYACDYRPKASLSEVRQILAPYVGLVINSKIIADAAFLAAGPNLEFIARLGSGLEIIDLEEADRRGILVHRAPDGNCDAVAEHTLGMLLMLAHRLRLGDWQVRNMAWDREAARGWELKGKKLGILGFGYTGRAFWRRLAGFELGCLVYDKYQRAYPGETELEELLAEVDILSLHLPATAETIGWMDAAFWQWLAELRGGRPLVLLNSSRGKIIPIKALVGALESGIISAAALDVFEQEKTALYTNEERELYSRLGGMSQVVLSPHVAGWTKESKERLAKLLLMRILSKAARI, from the coding sequence ATGCAAAAGAGAGTACTCATCACGGATGCGGTAGATTCCTTATTGATAGAGGGGTTAACAGCAGCTGGATATGCTTGTGATTATCGGCCCAAGGCCAGTTTGTCGGAAGTGCGGCAGATTTTGGCGCCTTATGTGGGTTTGGTCATCAATAGTAAAATCATTGCTGATGCGGCTTTTTTGGCGGCTGGGCCCAACTTAGAATTTATAGCGCGTTTGGGTTCTGGATTAGAGATTATCGATTTGGAGGAGGCTGATCGTCGGGGCATCTTGGTGCATAGGGCGCCGGATGGCAATTGTGATGCGGTAGCTGAGCACACTTTGGGGATGTTGTTAATGTTAGCCCATCGGCTTCGGTTGGGGGATTGGCAAGTGCGGAATATGGCTTGGGATCGGGAGGCGGCTAGAGGTTGGGAGCTCAAGGGCAAGAAGTTGGGGATATTGGGATTTGGTTATACTGGGCGGGCGTTTTGGCGGCGTTTGGCTGGTTTTGAGCTAGGGTGTTTAGTTTATGATAAATACCAGAGGGCTTATCCTGGGGAGACGGAATTAGAGGAGTTATTGGCGGAGGTAGACATATTGAGTTTACATTTGCCGGCTACGGCAGAGACGATAGGTTGGATGGATGCGGCATTTTGGCAGTGGTTAGCAGAATTGCGGGGAGGGCGTCCGTTGGTCCTATTAAATAGTTCTAGGGGGAAGATCATACCGATAAAGGCGTTAGTAGGGGCTTTAGAGTCGGGAATTATTTCGGCGGCGGCCTTAGATGTATTTGAGCAAGAGAAAACGGCTTTATATACTAATGAAGAGCGGGAATTGTATAGTCGTTTGGGGGGGATGTCGCAGGTTGTTTTGAGTCCGCATGTAGCGGGATGGACAAAAGAATCTAAGGAGCGACTAGCCAAATTGCTCTTAATGCGCATCTTATCAAAAGCAGCTCGAATTTAG
- the rsmA gene encoding 16S rRNA (adenine(1518)-N(6)/adenine(1519)-N(6))-dimethyltransferase RsmA, whose product MGFTNTGKQLKAKKSFGQHFLKEGPIAERIAKSLIVEGPKEVLEVGPGMGMLTQYLLQEDWDLKAVEADNDMVSYLAQHYPQLPVFAEDFLKLDFTTVFDGRPFRLIGNFPYNISSQILIKAVDNVALVPEVVGMFQRELAERAAAKPGSKIYGALSVVVQAFYEVDYLFTVKPGSFNPPPKVFSGVIALKRRENYLDLGCDTRLFRTLVRASFGQRRKMLRNTMKPFLPKEVLFEDAFFQQRPEQLSLEDFISLTNIVDKHRS is encoded by the coding sequence TTGGGCTTCACAAATACAGGAAAACAGTTGAAAGCAAAAAAATCATTTGGCCAGCACTTTTTGAAGGAGGGGCCTATTGCGGAGCGGATCGCCAAGAGTTTGATAGTCGAGGGGCCTAAAGAGGTATTAGAAGTAGGGCCAGGGATGGGTATGCTCACGCAATATCTTTTGCAAGAAGACTGGGATTTAAAAGCGGTAGAGGCGGATAATGACATGGTGAGTTATTTGGCCCAGCATTATCCTCAGTTGCCAGTTTTTGCAGAAGACTTTTTGAAATTAGACTTTACCACTGTATTTGATGGGCGGCCTTTTCGTTTGATTGGCAACTTTCCGTATAATATTTCATCGCAGATATTGATTAAGGCCGTAGACAATGTGGCCTTAGTGCCGGAGGTTGTGGGGATGTTTCAGCGGGAGTTGGCGGAAAGAGCGGCGGCCAAGCCGGGTTCTAAAATATATGGGGCCTTATCGGTGGTGGTGCAGGCTTTTTATGAGGTAGATTATTTGTTTACGGTCAAGCCGGGCAGTTTTAATCCCCCGCCCAAAGTATTTTCTGGCGTCATTGCTTTGAAAAGGCGAGAGAATTACTTAGATTTAGGTTGTGACACGCGACTTTTCCGAACCTTAGTCCGTGCTAGTTTTGGCCAGCGCCGCAAAATGTTGCGCAATACGATGAAGCCTTTCCTACCTAAGGAGGTTTTATTTGAGGATGCGTTTTTTCAGCAGCGGCCCGAGCAGCTGAGCCTTGAAGATTTTATTTCCTTGACGAACATTGTGGACAAGCATCGTAGCTAG
- a CDS encoding DegT/DnrJ/EryC1/StrS family aminotransferase, which produces MKKIQMVDLQSQYRRFKTEIDAAIHEVLDSSAYINGPAVKGFQAALEEYLGAKAVIPCANGTDALQIALMALDLAPGDEVIVPSFTYVATAEVAALLRLSIVMVDVDPQTFNLRAEDVEAAITPKTKVIVPVHLFGQSCDMQPIIELAEKHQLYIVEDNAQAIGADYSFPNGEQKKTGLLGHIGCTSFYPSKNLGAYGDGGAIFTNDEALADKLRMIANHGQNRRYYHDRVGVNSRLDGIQAALLHVKLKALDEFSAARQKAADYYDAAFVDLEEVQTPYRAPYSSHVFHQYTLLVPADQRDALQAHLQAAEVPSMIYYPLPLHEQAAFEGFARKAKAELPNTEMLCQQVISLPMHSELEAEQLAYVAEQVKAFFKK; this is translated from the coding sequence ATGAAGAAGATTCAAATGGTGGATTTGCAGAGCCAATACCGCCGCTTTAAAACTGAAATTGATGCTGCTATTCATGAGGTTTTGGATAGCTCGGCCTACATTAATGGTCCCGCTGTAAAGGGCTTTCAGGCTGCTTTGGAGGAATACCTAGGGGCCAAGGCCGTGATTCCTTGCGCCAATGGAACCGATGCCTTGCAAATTGCGCTGATGGCTCTAGATTTGGCCCCCGGCGATGAGGTGATTGTGCCTTCTTTTACCTATGTAGCTACGGCTGAAGTGGCAGCCCTATTGCGTTTGAGCATTGTGATGGTGGATGTAGATCCCCAAACCTTTAACTTGCGCGCAGAGGATGTTGAAGCGGCCATTACACCCAAAACTAAGGTGATTGTGCCCGTGCATCTCTTTGGCCAAAGCTGCGATATGCAACCGATTATTGAGCTGGCCGAAAAACACCAACTCTATATTGTAGAGGATAATGCGCAGGCGATTGGGGCCGATTATAGCTTCCCCAATGGCGAGCAGAAAAAGACGGGCTTGTTGGGCCATATTGGCTGCACCTCTTTTTATCCCTCCAAAAACTTGGGCGCTTATGGCGATGGCGGTGCCATTTTTACCAATGATGAGGCCCTAGCCGATAAGTTGCGCATGATTGCCAACCATGGCCAAAATCGCCGTTATTATCACGATAGGGTAGGGGTGAACTCTCGCCTAGATGGGATTCAAGCGGCCCTTTTGCATGTAAAACTCAAGGCCCTAGATGAGTTTTCGGCTGCTCGTCAAAAAGCTGCGGACTACTATGATGCGGCCTTTGTCGATCTTGAGGAGGTCCAAACGCCTTATCGCGCGCCTTATAGCAGCCATGTTTTCCACCAATATACCCTTTTGGTCCCCGCCGATCAGCGCGATGCTTTGCAAGCGCATTTGCAGGCGGCTGAGGTGCCTAGCATGATTTACTACCCGCTGCCTTTGCACGAACAAGCCGCTTTTGAGGGCTTTGCCCGCAAGGCCAAGGCCGAACTGCCCAATACCGAAATGCTTTGCCAGCAGGTTATTTCTCTGCCCATGCATTCGGAGCTAGAGGCCGAGCAACTCGCTTATGTGGCCGAGCAAGTCAAGGCATTTTTCAAAAAATAG
- a CDS encoding glycoside hydrolase family 73 protein has protein sequence MSQSKLPQLPAPIRQRIQLGWKKTQDYSRNGWVRLGFMGLLIFMLSQREFSFHFSMGEAAAQVPTAMNSSMLPTAILASQKEGPQEKAVPASAKTPALDKPWWERIREKSKDIKQGLNLANAATAVGAALTAEEQKKAAQYSNLGFVLNPTYAKRHGIPQNIVHAKLAVCKDYIQQYLKTAQEEAELFNIPVSITLAQGLLESNAGHSRLAKNDNNHFGIKCRAKCIGCRCANYTDDSKYDMFRIFETPWRSFREHSKLLSGQRYKALTKLERSNYKDWAHGLKKAGYATDPKYAEKLIGIIEFFGLDAYDK, from the coding sequence ATGTCTCAGTCTAAACTACCACAGCTGCCCGCCCCTATTCGTCAACGTATTCAATTAGGTTGGAAAAAAACCCAAGATTACAGCCGCAATGGCTGGGTCCGTTTGGGGTTTATGGGCCTACTTATTTTTATGCTCTCGCAAAGAGAGTTCAGTTTTCATTTTTCTATGGGCGAAGCCGCTGCCCAAGTGCCAACAGCCATGAATAGCAGCATGCTACCCACAGCCATTTTAGCCAGCCAAAAAGAGGGGCCTCAAGAAAAGGCGGTTCCCGCTTCGGCCAAAACGCCCGCTTTAGATAAGCCTTGGTGGGAGCGAATTCGAGAAAAGAGTAAAGACATCAAACAAGGACTCAATTTGGCCAATGCGGCCACAGCAGTAGGTGCAGCCCTCACGGCTGAGGAGCAAAAAAAAGCGGCCCAATATTCTAATCTGGGTTTTGTACTTAATCCCACTTATGCCAAGCGACACGGCATTCCCCAAAATATTGTCCATGCAAAACTAGCTGTTTGCAAAGACTACATCCAACAATATCTAAAAACGGCCCAAGAAGAGGCTGAGCTCTTCAATATTCCCGTCAGTATTACCTTAGCTCAAGGCCTACTCGAAAGCAATGCGGGCCACAGCCGCTTAGCCAAAAATGACAATAATCATTTTGGCATCAAATGCCGCGCAAAATGTATTGGTTGCCGCTGCGCCAACTATACCGATGATAGCAAATACGATATGTTCCGCATTTTTGAAACGCCCTGGCGCAGTTTCCGCGAGCATAGCAAACTCCTTTCGGGCCAACGCTATAAGGCCCTCACTAAACTTGAGCGCAGCAATTATAAAGATTGGGCGCATGGCCTCAAAAAAGCAGGTTATGCCACCGATCCCAAATATGCCGAAAAGCTCATTGGTATTATTGAGTTTTTTGGTCTCGACGCCTACGATAAATAG
- a CDS encoding YbjN domain-containing protein has protein sequence MFKMVQKYLERIAVPYQIRENKQVFDFEVDAPEGHWACMLLLCGRSGIAFYSVLPFKVPEENRSDLALYLMQINNERIFGNFELDQQTGEVRFKTYIDTEAQQLSERMLDRCLLINVSCMQKFLPRIKSKIKQHSAQAA, from the coding sequence ATGTTTAAAATGGTCCAAAAGTACTTGGAGCGCATTGCCGTGCCCTACCAAATCCGAGAAAACAAACAGGTTTTTGATTTTGAAGTGGATGCCCCAGAAGGCCATTGGGCCTGTATGCTGCTCCTTTGTGGGCGCTCAGGCATTGCCTTTTATTCTGTTCTCCCCTTTAAAGTACCAGAAGAAAATCGCTCCGACTTAGCCCTCTATCTCATGCAAATCAATAATGAACGCATTTTTGGCAACTTTGAGCTCGATCAACAAACTGGAGAGGTCCGCTTCAAAACCTATATCGATACCGAAGCTCAACAATTATCCGAACGCATGCTAGACCGCTGCCTGCTCATCAATGTCTCTTGTATGCAAAAATTTCTTCCCCGAATTAAAAGCAAGATCAAACAACATAGCGCCCAAGCCGCCTAA
- a CDS encoding winged helix-turn-helix transcriptional regulator — MVKDLDARQIALLNLIAENPKSTKVEMAKKIGVSSTTIDKHLNALKELKLLKRQGGRKNGYWQILDKNEEGE; from the coding sequence TTGGTAAAAGACCTTGATGCCCGCCAAATTGCACTATTAAATTTAATAGCAGAAAACCCAAAGAGTACGAAGGTTGAAATGGCCAAAAAAATAGGTGTTAGCAGTACAACTATAGATAAACACTTGAACGCATTAAAGGAGTTGAAGCTATTGAAGCGGCAAGGCGGTCGTAAAAATGGCTATTGGCAAATTCTGGATAAAAATGAAGAAGGAGAGTGA
- a CDS encoding alpha-ketoacid dehydrogenase subunit alpha/beta: MSTLLKFDKKRLSKKRLLALYEGLLRPRMIEEKMLVLLRQGRISKWFSGIGQEAIAVGITNALEEDEFIFTMHRNLGVFTSRNVPLERLFAQWQGKNLGFTQGRDRSFHFGSPEHHIVGMISHLGPQLALAGGVGLAHKLDQEQKIAVAFTGEGGTSEGDFHEALNVAAVWNLPVLFVIENNGYGLSTPTSEQYACKHLVDRAKGYGMEGHRIDGNNILEVYQKVDKLAKSMRKNPRPILLECDTFRMRGHEEASGTKYVPQELMDHWAKKDPLHNYEAFLLEEKLLTEEEIKTLRKQIKTEIEAGLKVAYAEPAVQANTQKELDDLFAPNPYPPQQAPEHGPKTEKRFVDAVSDGLRQAMEKHPKLVLMGQDIADYGGVFKITEGFVEQFGKERVRNTPLCESAIVGAGIGLSIKGHKAMMEMQFADFSTCGFNQIVNNAAKLHWRWGQNVDLVVRMPTGAGTGAGPYHSQSNEAWYTHTPGLKVLYPSNPYDAKGLLLAAFEDPNPIIFFEHKALYRSREVVQEIPDDYYSLEIGKAKLIREGQAASIITYGMGVHWAKRYVEAQNLDVEILDLRSLLPLDYEAIAATVQKTNRVLILQEDCLFGGIAGELSAHISEHLFEYLDAPVLRLASLDTPVPFATDLERNFLPESRLAETLERLLNY; the protein is encoded by the coding sequence ATGAGCACTTTGCTAAAATTTGATAAAAAACGACTATCCAAAAAGCGTTTGCTAGCCCTATATGAAGGTTTGCTCCGCCCCCGAATGATCGAAGAAAAGATGCTGGTTCTCTTGCGCCAAGGCCGAATCAGTAAGTGGTTTTCTGGGATTGGGCAAGAAGCCATCGCCGTGGGCATCACCAATGCCCTAGAAGAAGATGAATTTATCTTCACTATGCACCGCAACCTAGGTGTTTTCACTAGCAGAAATGTCCCCCTAGAACGCCTGTTTGCCCAATGGCAAGGCAAAAACCTAGGCTTTACCCAAGGTCGCGACCGCTCTTTTCATTTTGGTAGCCCCGAACACCACATTGTGGGCATGATTTCCCATCTCGGCCCCCAATTAGCCTTGGCTGGCGGCGTTGGCCTTGCCCATAAACTCGATCAAGAACAAAAAATTGCCGTGGCCTTTACCGGAGAAGGCGGCACCAGCGAAGGAGATTTTCACGAAGCCCTCAATGTGGCCGCAGTCTGGAACCTCCCCGTCCTTTTTGTCATCGAAAATAATGGCTACGGCCTCTCTACCCCCACTAGCGAACAATACGCCTGCAAACATCTAGTCGATCGGGCCAAAGGCTACGGCATGGAAGGCCACCGCATCGATGGCAATAATATTTTGGAGGTCTACCAAAAAGTAGACAAACTCGCCAAATCAATGCGCAAAAATCCCCGCCCCATTCTACTCGAATGCGATACCTTTAGAATGCGCGGACATGAGGAAGCTTCCGGAACAAAATACGTTCCTCAAGAACTAATGGACCACTGGGCCAAAAAAGATCCTCTCCATAATTATGAAGCCTTTTTGCTTGAGGAAAAACTTTTGACAGAAGAGGAAATCAAAACGCTCCGCAAGCAAATTAAAACAGAAATCGAGGCTGGCCTAAAGGTCGCTTATGCCGAACCCGCCGTCCAAGCCAATACCCAAAAGGAGTTAGACGACCTTTTTGCCCCTAATCCCTACCCCCCCCAACAAGCTCCCGAACATGGCCCAAAAACCGAAAAGCGTTTCGTCGACGCGGTCTCTGATGGGCTTCGCCAAGCCATGGAAAAACACCCCAAACTGGTCCTTATGGGACAAGATATTGCCGATTATGGCGGGGTCTTCAAAATTACAGAGGGCTTTGTCGAGCAGTTTGGTAAAGAACGTGTCCGAAATACTCCTCTCTGCGAAAGCGCTATCGTCGGCGCTGGCATCGGCCTCTCTATTAAGGGCCATAAAGCCATGATGGAAATGCAATTTGCCGATTTCTCTACCTGTGGCTTCAACCAAATTGTAAATAATGCCGCCAAATTACACTGGCGCTGGGGCCAAAATGTCGATCTCGTGGTCCGTATGCCTACTGGCGCTGGCACTGGCGCTGGCCCTTACCATTCTCAAAGCAATGAAGCTTGGTATACACATACCCCCGGCCTCAAGGTACTCTACCCCTCCAATCCCTACGATGCCAAGGGCCTACTTTTGGCCGCTTTTGAGGACCCCAATCCCATTATTTTCTTTGAACATAAGGCACTTTACCGCTCTAGAGAAGTAGTTCAAGAAATTCCCGACGATTACTATAGCCTAGAAATTGGTAAGGCAAAGCTAATCCGTGAAGGCCAAGCCGCTAGTATTATTACTTATGGCATGGGCGTGCACTGGGCCAAACGCTATGTAGAAGCCCAAAATCTAGATGTCGAAATCCTCGACTTGCGCAGCCTGCTCCCTCTAGATTATGAGGCTATCGCCGCCACGGTCCAAAAAACTAACCGCGTCCTTATTCTCCAAGAAGATTGCCTCTTCGGCGGAATCGCTGGCGAACTCTCAGCCCATATTTCCGAACATCTTTTTGAGTATCTCGATGCCCCCGTCCTCCGATTGGCAAGCCTCGATACCCCCGTCCCCTTTGCCACCGATCTAGAACGAAATTTCTTGCCCGAAAGCCGTTTGGCCGAAACGCTAGAACGTCTTTTGAATTATTAG